One part of the Nymphaea colorata isolate Beijing-Zhang1983 chromosome 8, ASM883128v2, whole genome shotgun sequence genome encodes these proteins:
- the LOC116258410 gene encoding structural maintenance of chromosomes protein 4, with translation MGDSRESDVTSMGMTGAASDRPSRRPRLFIKEMVLRNFKSYAGEQRIGPFHKSFSAVVGPNGSGKSNVIDAMLFVFGKRAKQMRLNKVSELIHNSSNHQNLDSAGVSVHFQEIIDLDDGTYEPVAGSDFVITRVAFRDNSSKYYINTRGSNFTEVTRKLKGKGVDLDNNRFLILQGEVEQISLMKPKAQGPHDEGFLEYLEDIIGTNQYVEKIEEASKNLESLNDKRSGVVQMVKLAEKEKDNLENVKNEAEAFMLKELAHMKWQEKATKLALEDSSSNLTDFQANVHSLEQNLKEEREKFNENVKSLKELEAIHNKYLKQQEELDNDLRSCKEEFKDFERQDVKYREDLKHMKQKIKKLQDKIEKDSSKIDEIHKETEEANILIPKHEQEISQLQQTLMEEEKILEEIKELSKVDTEKYRMELTEVRAQLEPWEKQLIGCKGRLDVASAESKLLKEKHDAGRKAFEDAEHQMTEIADDIRSKTADILKIQSNIDENKRDAFAARKEEQDLIRTEESLIPLEQAARQKVAELHSALESEQSQGSVLKAILQAKETKQIDGIYGRLGDLGAIDAKYDVAISTACSGLDYVVVETTLAAQACVELLRSKNLGIATFMILEKQEVHLPKLKGKVNTPERVPRLFDLIKVQNERIKLAFYAVLGNTVVAQNLDQATRIAYGENKEFRRVVTLEGALFEKSGTMSGGGGKPRGGKMGTSIKASVSTEAVGNAEKELALLVDQLAVLRLKIVTAGKRYQASEKALANLEIHLAKTQMEIETLNARHSDMEKQLPFLKNESLPKKAEAARLAELDKIISYEEKDLSKLVTGSKGLKEKAFELQSKIENAGGEKLKIQKLKVEKLQSDIDKLCTEINQHKVQITTGQKMVKKLTKSVEESIREKEKTIADKDNMIAGFKVVEQKAFVVQENYQKTQELIEKHKDVLDSAKEEYSKLKKATDALRTAEVDVEFKLQDTKKLLKDCEMKAKGYKKKLEEIQRDILKHLEQLQVDGIEAEKVQMIINDESLSESCDLSKAREMVTLLEAQLKEMKPNLDSISEYRKKASLYNVRVEELNAVTLERDDIKRQYDELRTKRLDEFMAGFNTISLKLKEMYQMITLGGDAELELVDSLDPFSEGVVFSVRPPKKSWKNIANLSGGEKTLSSLALVFALHHYKPTPLYVMDEIDAALDFKNVSIVGHYVKDRTKDAQFIIISLRNNMFELADRLIGIYKTENCTKSITINPGSFAQKAF, from the exons ATGGGGGATTCTCGTGAATCCGATGTGACCTCGATGGGGATGACAGGTGCCGCATCCGACCGTCCGTCAAGGAGGCCGAGGCTGTTCATAAAGGAGATGGTCCTCAGGAACTTCAAGTCCTACGCGGGCGAGCAGCGGATCGGCCCTTTCCACAAG AGTTTCTCGGCTGTCGTTGGCCCCAATGGTAGCGGAAAGAGTAACGTCATAGATGCCATGCTATTTGTATTCGGAAAGCGGGCGAAACAG ATGCGGCTGAATAAGGTTTCCGAGTTGATTCATAATTCCAGCAACCATCAGAATTTGGACAGCGCTGGCGTGTCTGTGCACTTCCAGGAGATCATTGATCTG GACGATGGGACTTACGAACCTGTTGCTGGGAGTGATTTTGTTATCACGAGAGTTGCGTTTAGGGACAATTCTTCAAAGTACTATATAAATACCCGAGGAAGCAATTTTACTGAAGTTACTAGGAAACTCAAGGGAAAAGGAGTTGACCTCGACAACAATCGTTTCTTGATTCTTCAG GGAGAAGTGGAACAGATCTCTCTGATGAAGCCCAAAGCCCAAGGGCCTCACGACGAAGGATTCTTGGAATACCTTGAAGATATCATTGGTACTAACCAATATGtcgaaaaaattgaagaagctaGCAAGAA TCTTGAATCTCTTAATGACAAGAGGTCTGGTGTCGTGCAAATGGTTAAGTTGgctgagaaagaaaaagacaacttagag AATGTGAAAAATGAGGCCGAAGCTTTCATGCTGAAGGAGTTGGCACATATGAAATGGCAGGAAAAGGCAACTAAGTTGGCTTTGGAGGACTCCTCTTCTAATCTTACAGACTTCCAAGCAAACGTTCACAGTCTTGAACAAAATTTGAAGGAAGAAAG agaaaagttcaatgaaaacGTTAAATCATTGAAGGAACTTGAAGCAATTCATAACAAGTACTTGAAGCAGCAAGAG GAACTCGATAACGATTTGAGAAGTTGTAAAGAAGAATTTAAGGACTTTGAAAGGCAGGATGTGAAGTATAGGGAAGATTTAAAgcacatgaaacaaaaaatcaagaaattacAGGATAAGATAGAAAAG GATTCTTCTAAGATTGATGAAATACATAAGGAGACTGAAGAAGCAAACATACTGATCCCAAAGCATGAGCAGGAAATATCTCAGCTCCAGCAGACTttaatggaagaagaaaaaatcttaGAGGAAATAAAGGAGTTGTCAAAAG TGGATACTGAAAAATACAGAATGGAACTTACGGAAGTTCGTGCTCAGTTGGAACCTTGGGAAAAGCAACTCATAGGATGTAAGGGGAGATTGGATGTTGCATCCGCTGAAAGTAAGCTCTTAAAAGAAAAG CATGATGCTGGTAGGAAGGCTTTCGAAGATGCCGAACACCAAATGACAGAAATAGCAGACGATATTAGATCGAAGACTGCAGATATTTTAAAGATTCAAAGCAACATCGACGAAAACAAGCGTGATGCATTTGCAGCTCGTAAAGAGGAAcag GACTTGATCAGAACAGAGGAGTCACTTATACCTCTTGAGCAAGCCGCTAGACAAAAGGTGGCCGAGCTGCATTCCGCTCTGGAATCAGAACAAAGTCAAGGTTCTGTTCTAAAAGCGATTTTGcaagcaaaagaaacaaagcAAATTGATGGGATATATGGACGTCTTGGGGACTTGGGTGCGATTGATG CCAAGTATGATGTTGCTATATCAACTGCATGCAGTGGACTTGATTATGTTGTTGTAGAGACAACTTTGGCAGCACAAGCTTGTGTCGAGTTGCTCCGAAGCAAGAATCTTGGCATCGCAACCTTCATGATTTTG GAGAAGCAGGAAGTGCATCTTCCTAAATTGAAAGGGAAGGTCAATACACCAGAAAGGGTTCCTCGCCTTTTTGATTTGATAAAGGTTCAAAATGAGCGAATCAAGCTGGCTTTCTATGCAGTGCTAGGAAACACAGTGGTTGCACAAAATCTGGATCAG GCAACACGGATTGCATACGGTGAAAACAAGGAATTCAGACGTGTGGTGACCTTGGAAGGAGCTCTCTTTGAAAAGTCAGGTACGATGAGCGGTGGAGGTGGGAAGCCTCGTGGTGGTAAAATGGGAACGTCAATTAAGGCTAGTGTTTCCACTGAAGCTGTTGGAAATGCCGAGAAGGAACTCGCTTTGCTTGTCGACCAGCTCGCTGTCTTACGTCTAAAGATTGTCACTGCTGGAAAGCGTTATCAGGCTTCAGAAAAGGCATTAGCCAATCTAGAAATACATCTAGCCAAGACTCAGATGGAG ATAGAAACTCTGAATGCTAGGCATTCTGATATGGAGAAGCAGCTtccttttctgaaaaatgaGTCACTTCCTAAAAAGGCTGAGGCAGCTAGATTGGCGGAGCTTGACAAAATTATAAGTTACGAGGAAAAGGATCTCTCCAAGCTGGTGACTGGATCAAAAGGTCTCAAAGAGAAG GCTTTTGAGCTCCAGAGCAAAATAGAGAATGCAGGGGGTGAAAAGCTGAAGATACAAAAGCTTAAAGTCGAGAAGTTACAGTCT GATATTGACAAATTATGCACAGAAATCAATCAACACAAAGTTCAGATTACGACTGGTCAAAAGATGGTGAAGAAGCTGACGAAATCAGTAGAAGAATCAATAAGGGAAAAGGAGAAGACTATTGCTGACAAAGACAACATGATAGCTGGATTCAAAGTGGTGGAACAAAAAGCCTTTGTCGTGCAAGAAAACTACCAAAAGACTCAAGAG CTGATAGAGAAACACAAGGATGTCCTCGATAGTGCCAAGGAGGAATACAGTAAACTTAAGAAGGCAACCGATGCTCTCCGTACTGCTGAG GTTGACGTGGAATTTAAATTGCAAGACacaaagaaacttttgaaagatTGTGAAATGAAAGCGAAGGGATATAAGAAGAAACTTGAAGAAATTCAAAGAGATATTCTGAAACACCTTGAACA GCTTCAGGTGGATGGGATCGAAGCTGAAAAGGTGCAAATGATTATAAATGACGAGTCGTTATCTGAGTCATGTGATTTATCAAAAGCACGAGAGATGGTGACTTTGCTTGAAGCTCAGTTGAAGGAGATGAAACCGAACTTGGATTCAATATCAGA GTACAGGAAAAAGGCATCCTTGTACAATGTTCGTGTGGAGGAATTAAATGCTGTTACTTTAGAACGAGATGATATAAAGAGGCAATATGATGAATTGAGAACGAAACG GTTGGATGAGTTTATGGCAGGGTTCAACACCATATCTctcaagttaaaagaaatgtaTCAG ATGATCACGCTTGGTGGAGATGCGGAGCTGGAGCTTGTTGATTCCTTAGATCCTTTCTCGGAAGGAGTAGTTTTCAGTGTCAGGCCTCCTAAGAAGAGttggaaaaatattgcaaaTTTATCCGGTGGAGAGAAG ACGTTAAGCTCATTGGCTCTGGTCTTCGCGCTCCACCACTACAAACCAACTCCACTTTATGTGATGGACGAGATAGACGCTGCGCTTG ATTTCAAGAACGTCTCCATAGTGGGGCACTATGTCAAGGACAGAACTAAAGATGCACAATTTATAATCATAAG CCTGAGAAATAACATGTTCGAGCTTGCGGATCGACTGATTGGCATCTACAAAACTGAGAACTGCACAAAGAGCATTACAATTAATCCTGGAAGCTTTGCCCAGAAGGCTTTTTGA
- the LOC116259550 gene encoding brassinosteroid-related acyltransferase 1-like, with amino-acid sequence MDMAMSNVKERFKVTLGDEVIVKPCRDTTRNVLELSGIDRISPAIFCTLFFYRASKSESTVEEHREKLQESLEKVLVSWYSAAGRLRLNGASGKLEIDCNGEGVTMRAATTDAKLEDLGNLHEHNDFCNKLVHQISDNEDLSQSPLVAVQVTRFACGGYCVGFGFNHALFDGFGAFSFLASWAQICCGKDVSELIEPNHCRGTLMKTLASSDSGAAAGSIYSQTHVSTIRDLCLVPMKMTAPDDSSWGSSLSQITGPNSDDGTQFVTLCLKREIIKDMKRTAVESGALSVCSTFDVLSARVWKARVRAFKLHPTTSICLQFPVNARNRTNPALGENFTGNAFVLASIMCTVTELVEEPLEHTIARIQSAKRSISDEYVKAYLGALECREKFLPSMRELTIVSDWTKFCFHEIDFGEGRPAAVSPVSTTVPEVAYLMPDLGEEGGMLVRLGIEGQYLQEFINNLYGNR; translated from the exons ATGGACATGGCCATGTCGAACGTCAAGGAGAGGTTCAAAGTTACACTGGGAGACGAAGTAATTGTAAAACCTTGCCGAGACACTACCAGAAATGTACTTGAGCTATCTGGAATTGATAGGATATCTCCTGCCATTTTCTGCACGCTCTTCTTTTACAGAGCTTCCAAGTCGGAGTCCACTGTGGAGGAACACAGAGAGAAGCTTCAGGAGTCTTTAGAAAAAGTGCTTGTTTCTTGGTATTCTGCAGCAGGCAGGCTCAGATTGAATGGTGCAAGTGGTAAGCTCGAGATCGACTGCAACGGAGAAGGGGTCACGATGAGGGCAGCCACCACTGATGCCAAACTCGAAGACCTTGGCAATCTCCATGAGCACAATGACTTCTGCAACAAGTTGGTTCATCAGATTTCTGACAATGAAGACTTGTCACAGAGTCCACTCGTTGCCGTTCAG GTGACAAGATTCGCATGCGGAGGATACTGCGTAGGTTTTGGATTCAACCATGCTCTGTTTGATGGTTTCGGAGCCTTCAGCTTCTTAGCTTCTTGGGCGCAGATTTGCTGTGGAAAAGATGTGAGTGAACTCATAGAACCAAACCATTGTAGAGGAACACTCATGAAGACTCTAGCTTCATCCGACTCAGGAGCGGCAGCAGGGTCAATCTACAGCCAGACCCACGTCTCCACTATCCGGGATCTTTGCTTGGTGCCCATGAAAATGACAGCTCCTGACGATAGCAGTTGGGGTTCGTCACTCTCACAGATTACAGGGCCGAATTCCGATGATGGAACTCAGTTTGTTACTCTGTGTTTGAAGAGAGAAATCATAAAGGACATGAAAAGAACAGCCGTTGAAAGCGGTGCCCTTTCAGTATGCTCTACCTTCGATGTTCTTTCTGCAAGAGTTTGGAAG GCTAGAGTAAGAGCATTTAAGCTACACCCAACTACAAGCATCTGCTTGCAGTTCCCCGTGAATGCCAGGAACAGAACCAATCCGGCCCTTGGAGAGAATTTCACCGGCAATGCCTTCGTGCTCGCGTCGATCATGTGCACTGTGACCGAGCTCGTGGAGGAGCCTCTGGAGCACACGATTGCCAGAATCCAGAGTGCCAAGAGGAGTATTAGTGACGAGTACGTGAAGGCATACTTGGGAGCACTGGAGTGCAGAGAGAAGTTCCTCCCTTCAATGAGGGAGCTCACAATAGTGAGTGATTGGACGAAGTTTTGCTTCCACGAAATTGATTTCGGGGAGGGGAGGCCGGCGGCTGTTTCGCCGGTGTCTACCACGGTGCCTGAAGTTGCTTACTTGATGCCTGATCTTGGAGAGGAAGGGGGGATGTTGGTGAGATTGGGAATTGAGGGTCAGTATCTCCAAGAATTCATCAACAATTTGTATGGTAATCGTTAA